In Deinococcus maricopensis DSM 21211, the sequence TGTCAACCGCCGCTCAGCGGAGGGCGAGCAGCGCCAGCGGAACCGTGAGGGCGAGCAGGGCGGCGCGCCGTCCAGGACGGGCCGCGAGGGCCGTGGCGACCAGCAGCGCGGCGGGCCAGAGGACGCGCGCGGCGCGCGTGGCCGGGGGGGTGGGCAGGGTGGCTTCACCGCGCAGGTACGCGGCGAGGGCCACTTCGTGCGGCGTGGGGGGCGGCGTAGAAACGCGGCTGGGGGGGAGGGTCACGTCGGCGTGGAGGACGCCCGTGCGATACTGGTTCTCGTGCGGGTGAGCGCTGCGCGCACTGAGGGCCTGCCCGGCGCGCCGCAGGGTGGGCGGGTCGGCGTGATCGCGCACCCAGGGCATCAGCGCGAGGAAGCCCGGGCGGGGCGGCGTGAGGACGTAACTGCGGGCGCGTGGGGCCTCCTCGGCGGGGCCGGTGATGGCGCTCTGCCCGTCGAAGGTGAGGTCCAGCAGGTTCCCGACGCACATGGGGTTCACGGCGTAGCGGATGCTGTCGCCGCGCTGCGTGACCTGCCAGGCACTTTCCAGCCACGCGACCGGCTGGTCGCGGATGCACGTGGGGTCGGGTGGGAGGCCTTCGGGGGCGGTCCAGGGGCTGCCGTTCGCGTCGGGTTGCAGCATGACGGTACAGCCCTGCGCTTCGAGTTGCTCGATGACGTCGGCGCGGAAGGCGTCGAGGCTGGTGGCGACGCCGAGGTCCCCGACGGGTGTGGGGACGACGCGCACGTCGCGCAGGGCGCCGGGAGTGAGGTCGAGGCCGCCGCGTTCCTCGTCGGGGGTGAGGTGCACCTTGTCGGTCGCGCTGATGAGCTGGCCGTGCGGGTCGAGGAGGATCGCCTGGTTGTACAGGCCCGGGCCGTGGCGGCGCAGGGTGCGGTCCCGCTGCTGGTAGTGGGGGAGGGTGGTGCTGCCGCAGGCGAGGTACACGCCGTGCGTGCGGGCGAGGTCGCGGCAGGTGTCGAGGTACAGGCGCGCGTTCGCGTCGATGCGGGCGAGCTGGACGGCGCGGATGGGGGAGACGCGTTCGCGGACCATAAGGGTCAGCACGACGGGGAGGTGTTTGAGGGCGAGCAGCGCGGCGGCGGTG encodes:
- a CDS encoding nitrilase-related carbon-nitrogen hydrolase — encoded protein: MPDGAPPSTTPRPARLIAVQPKWHARDFISARAFRRWMHAQLHAAQPHLALDRPNLVVLTELNGMPLVLRDAPLAVLSGRFRTAAALLALKHLPVVLTLMVRERVSPIRAVQLARIDANARLYLDTCRDLARTHGVYLACGSTTLPHYQQRDRTLRRHGPGLYNQAILLDPHGQLISATDKVHLTPDEERGGLDLTPGALRDVRVVPTPVGDLGVATSLDAFRADVIEQLEAQGCTVMLQPDANGSPWTAPEGLPPDPTCIRDQPVAWLESAWQVTQRGDSIRYAVNPMCVGNLLDLTFDGQSAITGPAEEAPRARSYVLTPPRPGFLALMPWVRDHADPPTLRRAGQALSARSAHPHENQYRTGVLHADVTLPPSRVSTPPPTPHEVALAAYLRGEATLPTPPATRAARVLWPAALLVATALAARPGRRAALLALTVPLALLALR